In the genome of Xyrauchen texanus isolate HMW12.3.18 chromosome 33, RBS_HiC_50CHRs, whole genome shotgun sequence, one region contains:
- the si:ch211-136m16.8 gene encoding uncharacterized protein si:ch211-136m16.8 isoform X3 produces MDGSENSGSSIIWIVWGYLSGAIARYFRPEVTDERNQNSVASKNTANEINEEENENEAEKKEGKKCYENEKNTEVKCLLPGASMQVASAQWENTDVVMNDHNELNVNNTEKQTHHCTLWSTGTDHGESVSGYVDNNGHKKKSGTITLDVQINNENEERQKSKACIEKEAVSSEASSEDNVGRKVSETEQEPEEIVDIEQMHDTNEDKKEECDHSVIKRRFDDVSKDVPEVKIEEENSPLTDWSTTVDLDVQALKDSSLDFSVQKSRIAVKNPLVRPPKDHRKLVFKASVEPSFLPKPQPCSLLKAGQGIAVSVPSKGVIGFKLPGKGAVMPALIKTEFGKKAKEEGEAESQMLGQEQQKSVAVKEDSVKQELASLKPKWTPPRHPGMGIPVMMAELKGKLKKPVKESYI; encoded by the exons ATGGACGGTTCTGAAAACTCGGGGAGTAGTATTATTTGGATTGtctgg GGTTATCTCTCAGGGGCTATTGCTAGATACTTCAGACCGGAAGTCACAGATGAAAGAAACCAAAATAGTGTTGCTTCAAAAAATACAGCAAATGAGATTAACGAggaagaaaatgaaaatgaagctgAGAAAAAGGAGGGTAAGAAATGTTATGAGAATGAAAAAAATACAGAGGTCAAATGCTTATTGCCTGGGGCCAGTATGCAAGTTGCCTCGGCACAGTGGGAAAACACTGATGTGGTCATGAATGATCATAATGAACTTAATGTAAACAACACAGAGAAACAAACTCACCATTGTACACTGTGGTCCACTGGCACAGACCATGGAGAGAGTGTTTCAGGTTATGTAGACAACAATGGACACAAGAAAAAGAGTGGAACGATAACTTTGGATGTTCAGATCAATAACGAAAATGAAGAGCGACAAAAAAGTAAAGCATGCATTGAAAAAGAGGCAGTTTCTTCTGAAGCAAGCAGTGAGGATAATGTGGGTCGTAAGGTGAGTGAAACTGAACAAGAGCCAGAAGAAATTGTGGACATTGAACAAATGCATGATACTAATGAAgataaaaaagaagaatgtgatcATTCTGTGATTAAAAGAAGATTTGATGATGTGAGCAAAGACGTTCCAGAAGTAAAGATAGAAGAAGAAAATTCTCCACTGACAGACTGGTCAACTACTGTTGATTTAGATGTACAG GCATTGAAGGACTCTTCTTTGGACTTTAGTGTTCAAAAATCTAGAATTGCTGTGAAGAATCCCCTAGTTCGGCCACCTAAAGACCACAGAAAACTTGTTTTCAAGGCCTCAGTGGAACCCTCCTTTCTCCCAAAGCCTCAACCATGCAGCCTGTTGAAGGCAGGCCAGGGAATTGCAGTCTCTGTGCCAAGTAAAGGGGTCATTGGATTTAAACTCCCAG GAAAGGGTGCTGTGATGCCCGCACTTATAAAAACAGAGTTTGGTAAAAAAGCAAAAGAGGAAGGGGAGGCAGAGAGCCAAATGCTGGGACAGGAACAA CAAAAGTCAGTGGCAGTAAAAGAAGATTCTGTCAAACAAGAGCTAGCATCACTTAAACCCAAATGGACACCACCAAGACATCCTGG TATGGGCATTCCCGTGATGATGGCAGAACTCAAAGGCAAACTCAAAAAGCCTGTTAAGGAGTCatatatttga
- the si:ch211-136m16.8 gene encoding uncharacterized protein si:ch211-136m16.8 isoform X2 has protein sequence MDGSENSGSSIIWIVWGYLSGAIARYFRPEVTDERNQNSVASKNTANEINEEENENEAEKKEGKKCYENEKNTEVKCLLPGASMQVASAQWENTDVVMNDHNELNVNNTEKQTHHCTLWSTGTDHGESVSGYVDNNGHKKKSGTITLDVQINNENEERQKSKACIEKEAVSSEASSEDNVGRKVSETEQEPEEIVDIEQMHDTNEDKKEECDHSVIKRRFDDVSKDVPEVKIEEENSPLTDWSTTVDLDVQALKDSSLDFSVQKSRIAVKNPLVRPPKDHRKLVFKASVEPSFLPKPQPCSLLKAGQGIAVSVPSKGVIGFKLPGKGAVMPALIKTEFGKKAKEEGEAESQMLGQEQVWQKSVAVKEDSVKQELASLKPKWTPPRHPGMGIPVMMAELKGKLKKPVKESYI, from the exons ATGGACGGTTCTGAAAACTCGGGGAGTAGTATTATTTGGATTGtctgg GGTTATCTCTCAGGGGCTATTGCTAGATACTTCAGACCGGAAGTCACAGATGAAAGAAACCAAAATAGTGTTGCTTCAAAAAATACAGCAAATGAGATTAACGAggaagaaaatgaaaatgaagctgAGAAAAAGGAGGGTAAGAAATGTTATGAGAATGAAAAAAATACAGAGGTCAAATGCTTATTGCCTGGGGCCAGTATGCAAGTTGCCTCGGCACAGTGGGAAAACACTGATGTGGTCATGAATGATCATAATGAACTTAATGTAAACAACACAGAGAAACAAACTCACCATTGTACACTGTGGTCCACTGGCACAGACCATGGAGAGAGTGTTTCAGGTTATGTAGACAACAATGGACACAAGAAAAAGAGTGGAACGATAACTTTGGATGTTCAGATCAATAACGAAAATGAAGAGCGACAAAAAAGTAAAGCATGCATTGAAAAAGAGGCAGTTTCTTCTGAAGCAAGCAGTGAGGATAATGTGGGTCGTAAGGTGAGTGAAACTGAACAAGAGCCAGAAGAAATTGTGGACATTGAACAAATGCATGATACTAATGAAgataaaaaagaagaatgtgatcATTCTGTGATTAAAAGAAGATTTGATGATGTGAGCAAAGACGTTCCAGAAGTAAAGATAGAAGAAGAAAATTCTCCACTGACAGACTGGTCAACTACTGTTGATTTAGATGTACAG GCATTGAAGGACTCTTCTTTGGACTTTAGTGTTCAAAAATCTAGAATTGCTGTGAAGAATCCCCTAGTTCGGCCACCTAAAGACCACAGAAAACTTGTTTTCAAGGCCTCAGTGGAACCCTCCTTTCTCCCAAAGCCTCAACCATGCAGCCTGTTGAAGGCAGGCCAGGGAATTGCAGTCTCTGTGCCAAGTAAAGGGGTCATTGGATTTAAACTCCCAG GAAAGGGTGCTGTGATGCCCGCACTTATAAAAACAGAGTTTGGTAAAAAAGCAAAAGAGGAAGGGGAGGCAGAGAGCCAAATGCTGGGACAGGAACAAGTATGG CAAAAGTCAGTGGCAGTAAAAGAAGATTCTGTCAAACAAGAGCTAGCATCACTTAAACCCAAATGGACACCACCAAGACATCCTGG TATGGGCATTCCCGTGATGATGGCAGAACTCAAAGGCAAACTCAAAAAGCCTGTTAAGGAGTCatatatttga
- the si:ch211-136m16.8 gene encoding uncharacterized protein si:ch211-136m16.8 isoform X1 produces the protein MDGSENSGSSIIWIVWGYLSGAIARYFRPEVTDERNQNSVASKNTANEINEEENENEAEKKEGKKCYENEKNTEVKCLLPGASMQVASAQWENTDVVMNDHNELNVNNTEKQTHHCTLWSTGTDHGESVSGYVDNNGHKKKSGTITLDVQINNENEERQKSKACIEKEAVSSEASSEDNVGRKVSETEQEPEEIVDIEQMHDTNEDKKEECDHSVIKRRFDDVSKDVPEVKIEEENSPLTDWSTTVDLDVQALKDSSLDFSVQKSRIAVKNPLVRPPKDHRKLVFKASVEPSFLPKPQPCSLLKAGQGIAVSVPSKGVIGFKLPGKGAVMPALIKTEFGKKAKEEGEAESQMLGQEQVWVHTILQKSVAVKEDSVKQELASLKPKWTPPRHPGMGIPVMMAELKGKLKKPVKESYI, from the exons ATGGACGGTTCTGAAAACTCGGGGAGTAGTATTATTTGGATTGtctgg GGTTATCTCTCAGGGGCTATTGCTAGATACTTCAGACCGGAAGTCACAGATGAAAGAAACCAAAATAGTGTTGCTTCAAAAAATACAGCAAATGAGATTAACGAggaagaaaatgaaaatgaagctgAGAAAAAGGAGGGTAAGAAATGTTATGAGAATGAAAAAAATACAGAGGTCAAATGCTTATTGCCTGGGGCCAGTATGCAAGTTGCCTCGGCACAGTGGGAAAACACTGATGTGGTCATGAATGATCATAATGAACTTAATGTAAACAACACAGAGAAACAAACTCACCATTGTACACTGTGGTCCACTGGCACAGACCATGGAGAGAGTGTTTCAGGTTATGTAGACAACAATGGACACAAGAAAAAGAGTGGAACGATAACTTTGGATGTTCAGATCAATAACGAAAATGAAGAGCGACAAAAAAGTAAAGCATGCATTGAAAAAGAGGCAGTTTCTTCTGAAGCAAGCAGTGAGGATAATGTGGGTCGTAAGGTGAGTGAAACTGAACAAGAGCCAGAAGAAATTGTGGACATTGAACAAATGCATGATACTAATGAAgataaaaaagaagaatgtgatcATTCTGTGATTAAAAGAAGATTTGATGATGTGAGCAAAGACGTTCCAGAAGTAAAGATAGAAGAAGAAAATTCTCCACTGACAGACTGGTCAACTACTGTTGATTTAGATGTACAG GCATTGAAGGACTCTTCTTTGGACTTTAGTGTTCAAAAATCTAGAATTGCTGTGAAGAATCCCCTAGTTCGGCCACCTAAAGACCACAGAAAACTTGTTTTCAAGGCCTCAGTGGAACCCTCCTTTCTCCCAAAGCCTCAACCATGCAGCCTGTTGAAGGCAGGCCAGGGAATTGCAGTCTCTGTGCCAAGTAAAGGGGTCATTGGATTTAAACTCCCAG GAAAGGGTGCTGTGATGCCCGCACTTATAAAAACAGAGTTTGGTAAAAAAGCAAAAGAGGAAGGGGAGGCAGAGAGCCAAATGCTGGGACAGGAACAAGTATGGGTGCACACTATTTTA CAAAAGTCAGTGGCAGTAAAAGAAGATTCTGTCAAACAAGAGCTAGCATCACTTAAACCCAAATGGACACCACCAAGACATCCTGG TATGGGCATTCCCGTGATGATGGCAGAACTCAAAGGCAAACTCAAAAAGCCTGTTAAGGAGTCatatatttga
- the si:ch211-180a12.2 gene encoding uncharacterized protein si:ch211-180a12.2 isoform X4 — MVAGPNKARLLCRCLCGPGLLSCPELLLYTNTTFGCEVHHTALMKPIIEEFKPHVIVLPKVTLSTVSSSSHSSPLTLSCDISGFYPDSISILWIQNGRVLPEHPLSMQNTDRMYRTHRYHTLSVEERSRGGEVKCVAQQPHVSEPVYGTIDLSILDSRVQNQGLNKSAKASVAMMIISLTLIFLLCFGFSWKRRDEKLKTLNISAIVLPPRVVVGKKGRVTISVEGRLADRVQTTWFLNDVPITDTSCTEKKYGPFHSAAYTPRNSHVSMGSEKSLLLPSTVQGYYKLHTQLPLLSSGSNKQLFSSLSFIPNLSIHKGAVFKCQISYKGKDKIVAERVSDKFTILAPPEVSEIQFSEPNEEGGVVTLTAQASHFHPDIVTFRWFCKGGELSPVSISPALAAPRPDAEGFFSAMSQCRLPKVELERGETRVWVTVHHMALKKPITRETRGFIKKPALSEIISAPLSSNEDESLTLACDISDFYPPEISVKWLHLKGNKSEEGEGSSQEIKKGAEVWGPLQTLPMTFRAKAFLKEVDKTMRGGEIICRVKHCSLLNPIEKVWRNPHLVAPSIPHSLSVHWSSDGVGIFSVLLSGGNPKAELLWAAGGMTVSKLLSKERENIDSEGKLQLKSVCALMRSTGRLERQDSHRGGHTRKIRPTVVDCKADCAMMNEFLNGMKSVNDDRQTEYMEENDQEEEMDPAFINTVILRKEKRERLRVTVEIIHPALNLPEYLTWTETAEEAKS, encoded by the exons AACACAACCTTTGGCTGTGAGGTGCACCATACAGCCCTGATGAAACCTATTATAGAGGAGTTCAAGCCACATGTGATCG TACTCCCAAAGGTCACTCTCTCCACTGTCTCCTCCTCTTCCCACTCTTCTCCACTTACCCTCTCCTGTGACATCAGTGGATTCTACCCAGACAGCATATCCATTCTATGGATCCAGAATGGAAGGGTTCTTCCTGAGCATCCCTTGTCCATGCAGAACACGGACAGAATGTACAGAACACATCGGTATCACACACTGAGTGTAGAGGAGAGGAGCAGAGGAGGAGAGGTGAAGTGTGTGGCCCAGCAGCCACATGTGTCAGAACCTGTCTATGGAACCATTGACTTGTCCATTCTTGACTCAAGAG TGCAAAACCAAGGTCTGAATAAATCAGCCAAGGCTTCAGTAGCGATGATGATCATTTCACTCACTCTTATTTTCTTGCTCTGTTTTGGATTTTCCTGGAAGAGGAGGGATG AGAAGCTGAAGACCCTTAACATATCAGCGATTGTTCTGCCACCCAGGGTGGTTGTGGGCAAGAAAGGCAGAGTCACCATCAGTGTGGAGGGCAGGCTGGCAGACCGAGTACAGACGACATGGTTTCTGAATGATGTCCCAATAACAGACACTTCATGCACAG aGAAAAAATATGGTCCTTTTCACTCAGCAGCCTACACTCCTCGCAACTCTCATGTGTCTATGGGATCAGAGAAAAGCCTTCTGCTGCCATCTACAGTACAAGGATATTATAAGCTACACACTCAGCTGCCACTCCTGTCCTCTGGCTCAAACAAACAACTCTTCTCTTCCCTCTCCTTTATACCCAATCTGTCCATTCATAAGGGCGCAGTCTTCAAATGTCAGATTTCATATAAGGGCAAAGACAAGATTGTGGCAGAAAGAGTGTCAGATAAGTTTACGATTCTAG CACCACCTGAAGTTTCAGAGATCCAGTTCTCAGAGCCAAATGAGGAAGGAG GTGTCGTGACACTAACAGCCCAGGCCTCTCACTTTCATCCGGACATAGTCACCTTCCGCTGGTTCTGTAAGGGAGGGGAGCTGAGCCCAGTGTCCATCTCTCCAGCTTTAGCAGCCCCACGGCCTGATGCTGAAGGCTTCTTTTCAGCCATGAGCCAGTGCAGGCTGCCTAAGGTAGagctggagagaggagaaaccAGGGTGTGGGTCACTGTTCACCACATGGCCCTTAAAAAGCCCATCACACGCGAAACCAGAG GGTTCATTAAAAAGCCTGCACTTTCAGAGATTATCTCCGCTCCCCTTTCATCCAATGAGGACGAATCTTTGACCCTTGCCTGTGACATATCTGATTTCTACCCCCCTGAAATCTCGGTCAAATGGCTGCATCTCAAAGGGAATAAGAGTGAGGAGGGAGAGGGGAGCAGCCAGGAAATCAAGAAAGGAGCAGAGGTTTGGGGCCCTTTGCAAACTCTGCCGATGACATTTAGAGCAAAAGCATTCCTGAAGGAGGTGGATAAAACAATGAGGGGAGGTGAAATCATTTGCAGAGTGAAGCACTGCTCACTCCTGAATCCCATTGAGAAAGTTTGGAGAAATCCTCACCTTG ttGCTCCCTCTATTCCTCATTCTCTGTCGGTGCACTGGAGCAGTGATGGTGTTGGAATATTCTCTGTCCTTCTCTCTGGAGGAAACCCAAAGGCTGAACTGCTCTGGGCAGCTGGTGGCATGACTGTCTCCAAGCTTTtatcaaaagagagagaaaatatagACAGTGAGGGAAAACTACAGCTGAAGAGCGTTTGTGCTCTGATGAGGTCTACAGGACGACTGGAAAGACAGGACAGTCATAGAGGAGGACATACGCGCA AAATAAGGCCAACTGTTGTGGACTGTAAAGCAGATTGTGCAATGATGAATGAATTTTTGAATGGAATGAAATCCGTAAATGACGACCGACAGACTGAGTATATGGAAGAGAATGATCAGGAAGAAGAAATGGATCCAGCCTTTATTAACACTGTGATCTtgaggaaagagaagagagagCGACTGAGAGTTACAGTGGAGATTATCCATCCTGCACTGAACTTGCCTGAATACCTTACCTGGACAG AGACCGCAGAGGAAGCAAAATCCTGA